The Flammeovirga pectinis genomic interval CGTTTATATAATATTAAATATCTTTTGCGTTTATTTTAACTAAACATAACATCAAACGGTTAATACAAACAATGATACTACTTACTGATGTATTACTTTTGTAATTAAATAACATCTAAAGAGTGTATAATGCTGTCACCTTCAAGTGTACGAAAAATTGTATTTTTAGCTGTTGCAGTTTTGCAATCCTGTGCATCTGCAAATTTCTCTCGTGAGTTCGAGAATTCATCTATTCGGTTTAGTCGCCTTACTTCGATGCCTTCTTCTCGTGCCTATATGGGGTATTGCAGTAACGGACAAACAACTTTTGTTATTGGTGGTGAAAGCAGAACAGGAGAAAGTTTTGACAATATTCTTTCTTTTAATACTAAATCAAATTCTTGGAACGAGGTAACGCCTGTACATATTAATGCTGAGAAGAATATTAATAGTGCAATATCTAGTGGCTCTATGTTTTTGTTTAACGGGACTAAAGGGCAGTTAAATAGCCCTTTATCACCCATAGATATTAATGTTAGAGAGGTATCATATAATAATAGAATTCCAAAGGTAGATAATGTGAGTATTAACCCTCAGCCATTATTTAAAGCAGGAATTTGTGAGCATAAAGGATATATTTATTTATATGGTGGAATGGTAGATCATGAAACATATTCAAATACTTTATATCGTTTTAATGCCAAAAAGAAACAGTGGAAACAAATGGCTCACCTTCCAAAACAGATGATTACTTATGGTCAGATTGTAGACAATAAGTTGTATGTTTTTGGTGGTCAGAATGATAAACCTATCGACGAAATTTATATGTATAATATAAAAGTAGATAGATGGGTAAAAGTAGGGAAATTACCAGAACCTATTGTAGATGCTGCAATAACATCTTATAAACATTATATTATTCTGTTTAGTAATGAACAGGTATTTGTGTACGATACACATAAAGGTAGCCTAATGCGTTTCCAAACAAACATTGGAGAATTAAAAGGAATGGGAGCTACTATCTCAAATAATAATTTGATTATATTTGGGGGGATAAAGATCAATAACTCGGGGAAAGAAGTTTTTTCTTCTGCAGTTTATAAACTTGATATCTCTAAAATTATCTCATAATCTAACACGAACTCAAAGGAATTTATGGAAAATTCTACTATTGATATACAAGCATTTTTACGTCAGCACATTAAAACAATGACTCCTTATTCTTCTGCTAGAGATGAATTTGAGGATGTGTCTACTTCAAATATTTTCTTAGATGCTAATGAAAACCCTTATGGTACTGCTTTAGGAGAACCTTATAACAGGTATCCTGATCCATATCAGAGAGCAGTTAAACAAAAGATTTCAGCACTTAAGAATATTCCTACAGAAAATATTTTTCTTGGTAATGGTAGCGATGAACCAATAGACCTTTTGTACAGAGCGTTTGTTGAGCCAAAAGAAGATAATGTAATTATTTTGCCTCCTACATATGGAATGTATAAGGTGAGTGCAGAACTAAATAATGTTGCTTGTAAAGAGGTTACCTTAACAGCAGACCTAGATTTAGATGTTGATGGTATTTTAGAGGCAGTAGATGAAAATACTAAAATTATCTTTGTTTGTTCGCCAAATAACCCAACAGGAAATGCAGTAAGTACCGATAGAATTGTAACTTTAATAGAGCAATTTAATGGTATTGTTGTAGTGGATGAAGCTTACATAGATTTTTCTGCACAAGCTAGTTTTATTCAAAAAATTGAAGACTATCCTAATTTAATTGTGTTACAAACGTTCTCAAAAGCTTGGGGAATGGCAGGGCTTCGTTTAGGGATGATGTTTGCAACTGCAGAAATTGTGCGTGTTTTTAATGTAATTAAGCCACCTTACAATATTAATCAGTTAACACAAGAGAAAGCCTTAGAAGCACTCGATAATGTAGATAAGGTTAAGGATATGGTAGCAAAAATGTTATCGGAAAGAAATAGATTAATAGAGGAATTAAAAAAGATGCCTTTAGTAAAAAATATTTTCCCTTCTGATGCTAATTTTATATTAATTCAAGTTCAGAATGCCGATGAAAACTATCAGACATTGGTAGATCAAGGTATTATTATTAGAAATAGATCAAAAGTTCTTTTATGTGATCAAGGACTGAGAATATCAATAGGAACAAAAGAAGAGAATGATGTTTTATTAGAAAAAATGAAACAACTATAATCACTTCACTCCATAAAAAAAGCATTGAAATTTATCGTTTCAATGCTTTTTTTTTATGAAATATCTATCATTTAATATTGATAAGCTTGTTCGAATAATTTACGCCAAGCATCAATTATTTTATAATGTTTTTCGCCTACTTTTTTTATCATTGTTACACCTGTAACATTAGCGGTAAGTAAGGCATCAGCATCAAGTAAATCAACTTTCCTTGCGGTAACTTTTCTTACTTTATACCCTTTACTTTCTAGGTAAACAATAATGTTTTTCCTACCAATTCCAGAAACGCAACCTACACATACTTTAGGAGTGTAAATCACTTTATCTTTAACCCAAAATACATTTCCACTAATTGTTTCGGCAACATATCCTTCGTAATTAAAAAGAATAAGGTCGTCTAATTCTCTTTTCTTCTTCTCTAACCCCGCAAAAGTGTAGGTAAGAGAAGAAAGCGTTTTACAGAACGAAACGGGCGTGATTGGAACTTTTATAGATTCAGCAAAGTCGACATTAAGAGCATTTGTCTCTAATTTAGGTTCAAATGGAATAATGCTAATCATAAAATTACTTTCAGTACCAGAAGGGGTATATAGGCCACCTTCTTTTCTCCAAAGCATTAATTTTATGCGACATTCACCTTCAATATTATTTTTCTTTTTAAGCGATTTTACCACTTGAAAATAATATTCAGGATCAAGAAGTTCGTCTGTTAAATCAAGTTGTAATTCTTTAGCACCTCGTTTTAATCTGTCTATATGATCTTTAATAAAACGAATATGCCCAGAATAAGTAATCATTGTTTCGAAGATACCATCACCATATTGAAGTCCTCTATCATTTATTGATAGGGGTGTTTTTGTTGATTTAGTAACTTCATTATTATATAAGATGTAGCTCATCTTTTATCTCATTTATTACATCTTTATTCTAGATAGTTCACGGCTCTGATCTTTATTTTTAAGATCATTACGCTTATCAAATAGCTTTTTACCTCTACATAAGGCAACTTCAATTTTAGCTAATCCTCTATCATTTATAAAAAGTTGAGTAGGAATGATTGTATAACCATTCTCTTTTACTTTTTTATCTAATTTAGTAAGTTCTTTTCTATTTAATAGCAACTTTCTATCTGCTTTTGCAATATGGTTATTAAAACCACCCATCTCATAAGGTGCAATATGCATTGAACGAATAATTAATTCGTCGCCAATAAAAACACAAAAAGCATCTGCTAAACTTACTTTTTGCATTCTTATAGATTTAATTTCAGAACCTTTTAAAGATACACCAGCAACAAATTTTTCAATAAATTCGTACTCGTGAGATGCTTTTCTGTTCTTAATTTTAACCTTCTGTTTTATATCTAATTTATTTCCAGCCATTTTAATTTTCTTTAAATACTGATCGCATCACCTTTTAAAATAGGGAGAACATTACAAGAATCTTCAGTAGCACAATACGCTAAATCTGATTTAGCTTTTAAGCCACTAAGTCTCTTTGCATGAGACGCATTTTCTTGAATCACTTTATCCACATTACCATTAGCTGCACGGTATTGTGTAAGTGCCATGAAAGAAGCATCGTCTATAATTTCTCCTTTATCAATAATACGATCAATTAATGCACCAGCAAATAAGGTATCTTCTAAGCTAGGATTACCTTTCCATCCAGCGCAAATAATTGCAATATCTTTTCCTTGTTTTAATATATAATCTGCTACTGTACTTACATTTAACATGGCACCAATTACAACCTGATCGGCACTTTTTCTAGCTTCTGTAATAGCAACAGTACCGTTGGTTGTTGTCATGCAAATATCTTTACCATGGTATTCTTCTCTCATATGTTCAAAAGGAGAATTGCCAATTGTAAACTCTTCAACCTTAACACCACCACGTTCACCTGCAGTAACAAAGCCTTTTTCGGCATAGACTAAAGCCTCTTGTACTGTCATTACAGGAATGACACTTTTTATACCAGCATGTAAACCAGCTACCATACATGAAGTAGCTCTAAGTACATCTGTTACAACAGCAATCTTACCTTCCAATTTATGTAAGGAGATTAATTCGGGGGTGAGACAAGTCTCTATTTTCATAACTTAGTTAACCGATATAACGCTTTTGAAAAGCAACTGCTTCTTGGAATTTATCTTCGTTAATCGAAGGTCGAAAAGCGGGCAAATCTGTAAGCGCTTGTATTAAATATTCTGTGGCGAGGTTACCCGTTAAATCATCTTTAGCCATTGGGCAGCCACCAAGACCACCAATAGCAGTGTCTATTCTAAGGCAACCGGCTTCTAAAGATGCTTTAGCAAGATCAAACGCCATATTAGGATTACAGTGCAAATGTACACCCAATTCAGTGTTCGGCAATATTTTTGATGCTTTTTCGAACAAATCTTGAATATCTTTTACACTTGCTTTCCCTATAGTATCTGCAAAAGAGATAATTTTTACACCCATCTCCTTTAAATCTAGCGCCATTTTTAATACTTTATCAAAAGAAATATCCTCATTATAAGGGTTTCCGAAGCTCATAGATAAGTAAACGACAGGTTCTTTATTGTTCTCTTTGCAAATACTAATTATATCTTTCAACATTAATTTAGCTTCGCTGATAGACTTTTTCGTATTTCTCTGCTGAAATGTTTCTGATACTGATAAAGGAAATCCTAAATAAGTTATTTCATCATATTTAGCAGCTTCTTCAGCACCTCTTTTATTTACAACAATGGCTAATAATTTAGTTGCTGATTTATTAAGGTTAAGCCCTGCTAAAACTTCCTTGGTATCCTTCATCTGAGGGATTGCTTTTGGAGATACAAAACTACCAAAATCTAGTGTATCAAATCCCACTTCTAATAATAAGTTAAGATACTCTATTTTAGTTTGAGTTGGAATGAAGTTAGATAAGCCTTGCATCGCATCTCTTGGACACTCTATAATTTTTATCATTATTTTTTTACTGATTTATCAATTTTATTCTTGAGGTGATTTTGGAATAGCCATTCACCAACAAAACACAAAGTGAATATTAAAAATGCTGTTAGAATTCCTTCTAAATTATTCTTTGATTGTTGAATAGTTAAGATAAAGAATGCTGCAAAACAACAGATAAAACCAATTAGTGTGATGACTTTATTAGCACCAACATCTTTTGCTTTTTTAAAGGCGATATAATT includes:
- a CDS encoding hydroxymethylglutaryl-CoA lyase codes for the protein MIKIIECPRDAMQGLSNFIPTQTKIEYLNLLLEVGFDTLDFGSFVSPKAIPQMKDTKEVLAGLNLNKSATKLLAIVVNKRGAEEAAKYDEITYLGFPLSVSETFQQRNTKKSISEAKLMLKDIISICKENNKEPVVYLSMSFGNPYNEDISFDKVLKMALDLKEMGVKIISFADTIGKASVKDIQDLFEKASKILPNTELGVHLHCNPNMAFDLAKASLEAGCLRIDTAIGGLGGCPMAKDDLTGNLATEYLIQALTDLPAFRPSINEDKFQEAVAFQKRYIG
- a CDS encoding 2-phosphosulfolactate phosphatase, whose amino-acid sequence is MKIETCLTPELISLHKLEGKIAVVTDVLRATSCMVAGLHAGIKSVIPVMTVQEALVYAEKGFVTAGERGGVKVEEFTIGNSPFEHMREEYHGKDICMTTTNGTVAITEARKSADQVVIGAMLNVSTVADYILKQGKDIAIICAGWKGNPSLEDTLFAGALIDRIIDKGEIIDDASFMALTQYRAANGNVDKVIQENASHAKRLSGLKAKSDLAYCATEDSCNVLPILKGDAISI
- the smpB gene encoding SsrA-binding protein SmpB, with product MAGNKLDIKQKVKIKNRKASHEYEFIEKFVAGVSLKGSEIKSIRMQKVSLADAFCVFIGDELIIRSMHIAPYEMGGFNNHIAKADRKLLLNRKELTKLDKKVKENGYTIIPTQLFINDRGLAKIEVALCRGKKLFDKRNDLKNKDQSRELSRIKM
- a CDS encoding kelch repeat-containing protein gives rise to the protein MLSPSSVRKIVFLAVAVLQSCASANFSREFENSSIRFSRLTSMPSSRAYMGYCSNGQTTFVIGGESRTGESFDNILSFNTKSNSWNEVTPVHINAEKNINSAISSGSMFLFNGTKGQLNSPLSPIDINVREVSYNNRIPKVDNVSINPQPLFKAGICEHKGYIYLYGGMVDHETYSNTLYRFNAKKKQWKQMAHLPKQMITYGQIVDNKLYVFGGQNDKPIDEIYMYNIKVDRWVKVGKLPEPIVDAAITSYKHYIILFSNEQVFVYDTHKGSLMRFQTNIGELKGMGATISNNNLIIFGGIKINNSGKEVFSSAVYKLDISKIIS
- a CDS encoding aminotransferase class IV; the encoded protein is MSYILYNNEVTKSTKTPLSINDRGLQYGDGIFETMITYSGHIRFIKDHIDRLKRGAKELQLDLTDELLDPEYYFQVVKSLKKKNNIEGECRIKLMLWRKEGGLYTPSGTESNFMISIIPFEPKLETNALNVDFAESIKVPITPVSFCKTLSSLTYTFAGLEKKKRELDDLILFNYEGYVAETISGNVFWVKDKVIYTPKVCVGCVSGIGRKNIIVYLESKGYKVRKVTARKVDLLDADALLTANVTGVTMIKKVGEKHYKIIDAWRKLFEQAYQY
- the hisC gene encoding histidinol-phosphate transaminase — protein: MENSTIDIQAFLRQHIKTMTPYSSARDEFEDVSTSNIFLDANENPYGTALGEPYNRYPDPYQRAVKQKISALKNIPTENIFLGNGSDEPIDLLYRAFVEPKEDNVIILPPTYGMYKVSAELNNVACKEVTLTADLDLDVDGILEAVDENTKIIFVCSPNNPTGNAVSTDRIVTLIEQFNGIVVVDEAYIDFSAQASFIQKIEDYPNLIVLQTFSKAWGMAGLRLGMMFATAEIVRVFNVIKPPYNINQLTQEKALEALDNVDKVKDMVAKMLSERNRLIEELKKMPLVKNIFPSDANFILIQVQNADENYQTLVDQGIIIRNRSKVLLCDQGLRISIGTKEENDVLLEKMKQL